The Hydrogenophaga crocea genome contains a region encoding:
- the qatB gene encoding Qat anti-phage system associated protein QatB, translating into MAVDGAFAPSRRFADARTKMSTFLGGGGSESLRSATRSMVTKGMGGSRRAASTMRGTAQGAGALGKFLASARDRSDPRVADWVDRTRQANLAADDLILELVKEVMPEIGSVDDESLRNAAAEALGLLYELNPNIDIFNLSDAQIHDVMAITIANDVCNRMDLQLGQAYEKLKYDAQQIQVYRKDVKEYVQSEVRVVMERLGTTGLDPKRLARDVLQLAMEVFAS; encoded by the coding sequence GTGGCCGTCGACGGGGCATTCGCGCCCAGCCGCCGGTTTGCTGATGCCCGCACCAAGATGTCGACCTTCCTAGGTGGTGGCGGGAGCGAGTCGCTCCGCTCTGCGACCAGAAGCATGGTCACAAAGGGTATGGGCGGTTCTCGCCGCGCCGCCTCGACCATGCGAGGCACTGCCCAAGGCGCAGGCGCCCTCGGCAAGTTCTTGGCGTCTGCCCGTGACCGTTCCGACCCTCGCGTTGCCGACTGGGTTGACCGAACTCGCCAGGCGAACCTCGCTGCCGACGACCTCATCCTGGAACTGGTCAAGGAGGTCATGCCCGAAATCGGCAGCGTGGACGACGAGTCGTTGCGCAATGCCGCTGCTGAAGCGCTGGGCCTGCTATATGAGCTCAACCCTAATATCGACATCTTCAATCTCAGCGATGCGCAGATTCACGACGTCATGGCCATTACGATTGCCAATGATGTTTGCAATCGCATGGACCTGCAGCTCGGTCAGGCATACGAGAAGCTGAAGTACGACGCGCAACAGATTCAGGTGTATCGGAAGGACGTGAAGGAGTACGTTCAATCGGAAGTTCGGGTCGTGATGGAACGACTCGGCACAACGGGGCTCGACCCCAAGCGTCTCGCTCGAGACGTGCTGCAGTTGGCGATGGAGGTTTTTGCATCATGA
- the qatC gene encoding Qat anti-phage system QueC-like protein QatC — MMKVLCTSVDHLPATLAEGERAFTLFKSAKRAGIGTVAQGWRGSLKRKGFAPTVQAWDFVQFCLAVCAADLCCPRNTSADGWTRTIELTVALNEPLRWAPWKAHAERLLKVLTGDYWTLNFIDGGVTPPNGKPQPLAQDCVCLLSGGLDSLIGGINLVTEGRRPVFVSQLAHEDSDRQRRYAALLGGGATHMQWSHGISFSGSREPSTRGRSLAFYGFAVMAASRIASAPVQVFIPENGFICINPPLVPGRVASLSTRTTHPLFIAELQELLEGLGIAVRLELPYRFKTKGEMLRECADQTLLASVASDSTSCGRFRTYNRTHCGRCVPCLIRRAAFLAWGPGRDTTRYEYPSVVGSDKSSGPDDPMAAALAVLSVREKGLDRFLGATLAFASPAERAGYRQVLQSGFNELEALLQADGLL, encoded by the coding sequence ATGATGAAGGTGCTATGTACGTCCGTTGACCATTTGCCAGCCACGCTCGCAGAGGGAGAACGGGCCTTCACGCTTTTTAAGAGCGCCAAGCGCGCTGGCATCGGCACCGTTGCCCAAGGTTGGCGCGGGTCCTTAAAGCGAAAGGGGTTCGCACCGACCGTGCAGGCCTGGGACTTCGTGCAGTTCTGCCTGGCGGTTTGCGCGGCCGACCTCTGCTGCCCGCGGAACACGAGCGCGGACGGTTGGACGCGAACGATTGAGCTCACGGTCGCGCTGAATGAGCCGTTGCGTTGGGCACCTTGGAAGGCGCATGCCGAGCGACTGCTAAAGGTTCTGACCGGTGACTACTGGACACTGAATTTCATTGACGGGGGAGTCACCCCGCCCAATGGCAAGCCTCAACCTCTGGCGCAGGACTGCGTATGCCTGCTATCGGGCGGCCTGGACAGCCTCATCGGCGGCATTAATCTGGTGACAGAGGGGCGTCGGCCGGTCTTCGTGTCGCAGCTGGCGCACGAGGACTCAGACCGCCAGCGGCGATACGCGGCTCTGCTCGGGGGCGGCGCTACCCACATGCAGTGGAGCCACGGCATCAGCTTCTCGGGCAGCCGTGAGCCCTCGACGCGGGGCCGGTCGTTGGCGTTCTATGGGTTTGCGGTTATGGCCGCCTCAAGGATTGCTAGCGCCCCAGTGCAGGTCTTCATCCCCGAGAACGGATTCATCTGCATCAACCCTCCACTGGTTCCCGGCCGGGTAGCCAGCCTCAGCACACGGACGACACACCCGTTGTTCATTGCTGAGTTGCAAGAGCTCCTCGAAGGCCTGGGCATCGCAGTACGGCTTGAGTTGCCCTATCGATTCAAGACGAAGGGCGAGATGCTTCGCGAGTGCGCGGACCAGACCCTGCTCGCGTCGGTTGCCTCCGACTCAACGAGCTGTGGTCGGTTCCGGACCTACAACCGCACCCACTGCGGCCGTTGCGTGCCTTGCCTGATTCGCAGGGCAGCGTTCTTGGCATGGGGACCCGGGCGCGACACGACAAGGTACGAGTACCCATCCGTGGTTGGCTCCGACAAGTCCAGCGGCCCGGACGACCCTATGGCCGCGGCGCTGGCCGTGCTCTCGGTCCGGGAAAAGGGGCTGGACCGCTTCTTGGGCGCCACCCTTGCCTTTGCGTCGCCCGCCGAGCGAGCCGGGTATCGGCAGGTGCTTCAATCGGGGTTCAACGAGCTTGAGGCGCTGCTACAGGCAGATGGGCTGCTGTGA